From a single Arachnia propionica genomic region:
- a CDS encoding DUF6891 domain-containing protein translates to MTELNAQPDGLRIPDELLRGVIDPKLEEYLRDMIWTQLVRGNDDIDDHAYEIACAVEDEKGEGGTLSEAQCRAIAQYLIDARRTQQAGFGDIPAGKLDRAFEALRRAHVVAEQDFTCCNTCGHAEIEGDQGDLGYVFFHQQDTESLAEDGSTYLSYGIFWPAHISEEEYKALSSSQREELYDATTIKLMKTVVIPILQEHDIGVSWEGNVETRILLTDVEWYVPLVPAGQS, encoded by the coding sequence ATGACTGAACTGAACGCCCAGCCCGACGGTTTGAGAATCCCCGACGAGCTGCTCAGGGGCGTGATTGATCCCAAACTCGAGGAATACCTCCGCGACATGATCTGGACGCAACTCGTGAGGGGAAATGACGACATCGACGACCATGCCTACGAGATCGCCTGCGCAGTGGAGGATGAGAAGGGCGAGGGTGGCACGCTGTCCGAGGCGCAGTGCCGCGCCATCGCTCAGTACTTGATCGATGCGCGACGCACCCAGCAGGCGGGATTTGGGGATATACCCGCCGGAAAGCTGGACCGTGCCTTCGAGGCGCTGCGCCGGGCCCATGTCGTCGCGGAGCAGGATTTCACCTGCTGCAACACCTGTGGGCATGCGGAGATCGAGGGCGACCAGGGCGACCTGGGGTATGTGTTCTTCCACCAGCAGGACACCGAGAGCCTCGCGGAGGACGGCAGCACCTACCTCAGCTACGGCATCTTCTGGCCTGCGCACATCAGCGAGGAGGAGTACAAGGCTTTGAGCAGCTCCCAGCGTGAGGAGCTCTACGATGCCACGACCATCAAGCTGATGAAGACCGTGGTCATCCCGATCCTCCAGGAACACGACATAGGTGTCAGCTGGGAAGGAAACGTGGAGACCCGCATCCTCCTCACCGACGTCGAGTGGTACGTTCCGCTGGTCCCGGCGGGGCAGAGCTGA
- a CDS encoding LppM family (lipo)protein, which produces MKEKSQSGGVKDSDAVCQRGMSSVKLPGDFKQEGYQDDKYIGCKVSDISHLSFDESSKQWSFHRPGSNSQGISASMITDSEVKVTFPGKVLTTSGTGEIFGNTVTWKGPADLTSSEGLKVTASNAPDLTWLWVVLGVMVVGDAVVAVILVQCGRAKAARPGPGQPGSQGGFQGPGNFQQPSG; this is translated from the coding sequence TTGAAGGAGAAATCGCAGTCGGGCGGCGTCAAGGATTCCGATGCAGTCTGCCAGCGTGGGATGAGCTCGGTGAAACTTCCAGGCGACTTCAAACAGGAGGGCTACCAGGACGACAAGTACATCGGCTGCAAGGTCTCCGATATCAGCCATCTCAGCTTCGACGAGTCCAGCAAGCAATGGAGCTTCCACAGGCCGGGCAGTAATTCGCAGGGAATCAGCGCAAGCATGATCACCGACTCTGAGGTCAAGGTGACCTTCCCGGGCAAAGTTCTCACCACCAGTGGCACAGGGGAGATCTTCGGCAACACTGTCACGTGGAAGGGCCCGGCCGACTTGACTAGTTCCGAGGGCCTGAAAGTGACCGCCAGCAATGCCCCTGACCTGACCTGGCTGTGGGTTGTGCTCGGGGTCATGGTGGTGGGCGACGCTGTGGTCGCCGTCATTCTGGTGCAATGCGGCAGGGCGAAGGCCGCTCGCCCCGGTCCTGGACAGCCCGGTTCGCAGGGTGGATTCCAGGGGCCGGGTAATTTCCAGCAGCCCTCCGGGTAA
- a CDS encoding alpha-glucosidase codes for MKPDRNATVAEIYAHPLGRDIIDKMLLQTGRSTAWVRNPLISRLRLRQLDTILGRAFGPGFVDTLVDLLADCPDSPPRLDGPIAATWWKRAVFYQIYPRSFADSNGDGIGDLPGILAKVPYLDDLGVDCLWLSPIFTSPNKDMGYDIADYRCVMDEMGTIDDLRRLIAACHERGMRIILDLVVNHTSDEHPWFKDALANPEGAHGDYYFLRDGDPETPPNNWTSFFSGPAWRRIGEKWALHLFTPEQPDLNWDNPAVRREVADIVRFWLAEGIDGFRLDVINYISKRSGLPDGNATVGQVMGFTGVEHYFHGPHLHDHLTELRREAFIRKNVEPGHEEPGADARPIMIGETPGAGVEVARLLTSSQRDELDLIFSFDHLETPGHVRWDEYAYDLNFLKRYYIDYQSRLGSDDWMSLFFENHDNPRMISKVNPDPRFRDQLGKALATILLTMRGTPFIFQGQEIGAVNQDFPDESALRDVESLNLLAAEGPGAWGKIMAGSRDHARVPMRWDRDEHWGFTRGTPWIRAFDDSVGYSVAAQEHNPDSVLRYYRRLIWLRRSNPTLSLGSIRFIDIDVRDYFAWFREHNGERWFIEVNLSGHPLRRRHRNRNLDIITGTTTDRSGPMEPYEALVCQVPPTTDR; via the coding sequence GTGAAACCAGATCGCAACGCCACCGTCGCCGAGATCTACGCACACCCGCTCGGCCGCGACATCATCGACAAGATGCTGCTGCAGACCGGGCGCAGCACCGCCTGGGTGCGCAATCCTCTGATCTCGCGGCTGCGACTGCGGCAGCTCGACACGATCCTGGGACGCGCATTCGGCCCCGGCTTCGTCGATACCCTGGTCGATCTACTGGCCGACTGCCCCGACTCACCTCCCCGCCTCGATGGCCCCATCGCTGCGACGTGGTGGAAACGGGCGGTGTTCTACCAGATCTACCCGCGTTCCTTCGCGGACAGCAACGGCGACGGCATCGGCGATCTGCCCGGCATCCTGGCGAAGGTCCCCTACCTGGACGACCTGGGCGTCGACTGCCTGTGGCTCTCGCCCATCTTCACCTCCCCCAACAAGGACATGGGCTACGACATCGCTGACTACCGGTGCGTCATGGACGAGATGGGCACCATCGACGACCTTCGGCGCCTGATCGCCGCCTGCCACGAACGCGGAATGCGCATCATCCTCGACCTGGTGGTCAACCACACCTCCGACGAGCACCCGTGGTTCAAGGACGCCCTGGCCAATCCGGAGGGCGCACATGGCGACTACTACTTCCTGCGTGACGGCGACCCCGAGACACCACCCAACAACTGGACGTCGTTCTTCTCCGGACCCGCCTGGCGTCGTATCGGCGAGAAGTGGGCGCTGCACCTGTTCACCCCCGAACAGCCAGACCTCAACTGGGACAATCCGGCGGTGCGTCGCGAGGTGGCCGACATTGTGCGTTTCTGGCTTGCCGAAGGCATCGACGGGTTCCGCCTGGATGTGATCAACTACATCTCCAAGCGCAGTGGCCTGCCCGACGGCAACGCCACCGTCGGCCAGGTGATGGGGTTCACGGGCGTGGAACACTACTTCCACGGCCCCCACCTGCACGACCACCTGACGGAGCTGCGCCGCGAGGCTTTCATCCGAAAGAACGTGGAACCGGGCCACGAGGAACCGGGAGCAGACGCCCGACCCATCATGATCGGCGAGACCCCGGGCGCGGGCGTCGAGGTGGCCCGCCTGCTCACCAGCTCCCAGCGAGACGAGCTAGACCTGATCTTCAGTTTCGACCACCTGGAGACCCCGGGGCATGTGCGCTGGGACGAGTACGCCTACGACCTGAATTTCCTGAAGCGCTACTACATCGACTATCAGTCACGGCTGGGCTCCGATGACTGGATGAGTCTGTTCTTCGAGAACCACGACAACCCACGCATGATCTCCAAGGTCAACCCCGACCCCCGGTTCCGCGACCAGCTGGGCAAGGCCCTCGCAACGATCCTGCTGACCATGCGCGGCACCCCGTTCATCTTCCAGGGCCAGGAGATCGGGGCCGTCAATCAGGACTTCCCCGACGAGTCTGCACTGCGCGACGTGGAATCCCTGAACCTCCTGGCTGCCGAAGGCCCCGGGGCCTGGGGAAAGATCATGGCCGGTTCCCGCGACCACGCCCGCGTCCCGATGCGTTGGGACCGCGACGAGCACTGGGGGTTCACGCGCGGAACCCCCTGGATCCGGGCTTTCGACGACTCTGTGGGCTACTCCGTCGCCGCCCAGGAACACAACCCCGACTCAGTGCTGCGCTACTACCGCCGCCTGATCTGGCTGCGCCGCTCTAACCCGACACTGAGCCTGGGTTCGATTCGCTTCATCGACATCGACGTCAGGGATTACTTCGCCTGGTTCCGGGAGCACAACGGCGAGCGCTGGTTCATCGAGGTGAACCTGTCAGGCCATCCCCTGCGGCGACGCCACCGTAACCGGAACCTCGACATCATCACCGGCACCACCACTGACCGCTCGGGCCCCATGGAACCCTACGAGGCCCTCGTCTGCCAGGTGCCCCCGACAACGGACAGGTAG
- a CDS encoding thioester domain-containing protein — MAHAEDHSNSYPEGYPKVGTHDERVSGFQLNFTRQDGASGHVETNLFTVHTSASKEGAIKAYCIELDVDIKYESDLRVGDWKDFPGTNKFKDNAEIQSKVAWIAQRSYPQTDMAELTKASGIAGLTEQEAITATQAAIWHFTNDYKWLGLANADQATTTRVEKLFTYLTGQTNTGLKESKQPTVEAETGGITFTRSENGSEGKVGPIRFKSSQATFKLTSELKYELINAQGAKVDLNAVPADTDLYLKVPADMTSGEQEFKGSVTGSVYAGKLLITKDAVAGGPHGQTIIIGSNKEVTTEIQGKISWSVTQQTPTPEPTPTPTPPATETTPPKAETPPPGNPCQPTQPANPCQPTQPANPCQPTGTDANQTGNGNANSNGNGNGNGHNCANNSTETTQTGNGHNCANNGTDASQTGNDRAANGTEANQTGNGNKCANNGTETTTQTGNGHNCANNGTDASQTGNDRAANGTEANQTGNGNGNGNGNDPAANQNGNGNNRSGNGNNCTPNGTDASRPTATATTTVTAPAPANPPAAHKPGLPKTGSN, encoded by the coding sequence ATGGCGCATGCCGAGGACCACTCGAACAGTTACCCGGAGGGATACCCGAAGGTCGGCACGCACGACGAGCGCGTATCCGGCTTCCAGTTGAACTTTACGAGGCAAGACGGCGCCTCCGGCCACGTCGAGACCAACCTGTTCACCGTGCACACCTCGGCGAGCAAGGAAGGCGCCATCAAGGCCTACTGCATCGAGCTCGACGTCGACATCAAGTACGAATCTGATCTCCGCGTCGGCGACTGGAAGGACTTCCCAGGCACCAACAAGTTCAAGGACAACGCCGAGATACAGTCCAAGGTCGCTTGGATCGCCCAGCGCAGCTACCCCCAGACCGACATGGCTGAGCTCACCAAGGCCAGCGGCATCGCCGGCCTGACCGAGCAGGAGGCCATCACCGCCACCCAGGCGGCCATCTGGCACTTCACCAATGATTACAAGTGGCTGGGCCTGGCGAACGCCGACCAGGCGACGACGACCCGCGTCGAGAAGCTGTTCACCTACCTGACCGGGCAGACCAACACCGGACTGAAGGAGAGCAAGCAGCCGACCGTCGAGGCCGAGACCGGCGGCATCACCTTCACCCGCAGCGAGAACGGCTCCGAGGGCAAGGTCGGTCCGATCCGGTTCAAGTCCAGCCAGGCCACTTTCAAGCTGACCAGCGAACTCAAGTACGAACTGATCAACGCACAGGGCGCCAAGGTTGATCTGAACGCCGTCCCTGCCGACACCGATCTGTACCTCAAGGTTCCAGCCGACATGACCTCGGGCGAGCAGGAGTTCAAGGGCTCTGTCACGGGTAGCGTCTACGCCGGCAAGTTGCTGATCACCAAGGATGCGGTCGCAGGCGGCCCCCACGGCCAGACCATCATCATCGGCTCCAACAAGGAGGTCACCACCGAGATTCAGGGCAAGATCAGCTGGTCCGTCACGCAGCAGACCCCGACCCCGGAGCCCACGCCGACGCCGACCCCACCCGCGACGGAGACAACTCCGCCGAAGGCTGAGACCCCCCCGCCCGGGAACCCCTGCCAGCCCACGCAGCCTGCGAACCCCTGCCAGCCCACGCAGCCTGCGAACCCCTGCCAGCCCACGGGCACGGACGCAAACCAGACCGGTAATGGCAATGCCAACAGCAACGGGAATGGCAACGGCAACGGCCACAACTGCGCCAACAACAGCACGGAAACCACCCAGACCGGTAACGGCCACAACTGCGCCAACAACGGCACGGACGCCAGCCAGACCGGCAACGACCGCGCCGCCAACGGCACGGAGGCCAACCAGACCGGCAACGGCAACAAGTGCGCCAACAACGGCACGGAAACCACCACCCAGACCGGTAACGGCCACAACTGCGCCAACAACGGCACGGACGCCAGCCAGACCGGCAACGACCGTGCTGCCAACGGCACGGAGGCCAACCAGACCGGCAACGGGAATGGAAACGGCAACGGCAACGATCCCGCAGCCAACCAGAACGGGAACGGCAACAACCGTTCCGGCAACGGCAACAACTGCACCCCCAACGGCACGGACGCCAGCCGTCCAACCGCGACCGCCACGACCACTGTGACGGCCCCGGCTCCCGCTAATCCCCCGGCCGCCCACAAGCCGGGCCTGCCGAAGACCGGTAGCAACTAA
- a CDS encoding thioester domain-containing protein produces MKAASSRTRTRKFLALAATTLAATLTFGTPMSAHADESGFTYPEGYPKLGAAQEGFHGFNVKSRNNSSIPTQLFSVHTREDKDATIKAYCVELDVGVMFKSDLTVGNWKDFPGTNNFKGNAEVQAKVAWIAQRSYPQTDLKVVAETAGVAGLTDKEAVTATQSAIWHFTNDFQYTGTVSGIDQASATRVQKLYEYLISEKNVGLKETARPTVEFKGATSTSVTTGDKVGPLRFESNQTTVKVTNKLDYELVDANSNKVDLNAVPSGTDLYLKVPAGVTSGEQKFDVSATGSVYAGKLLITKNATTERHGQTIIIGSNTEVAVSGTASFKWATTPPAPATTQPAPATTQPAPATTQPAPATTQPAPATTQPAPATTQPAPATTQPADDPAEPITPTSTVTVTAPAPQPSTPAKKPGLPKTGSN; encoded by the coding sequence ATGAAGGCTGCTTCATCGCGGACCAGGACGCGCAAGTTCCTGGCACTCGCCGCCACGACACTGGCGGCCACCCTCACCTTCGGCACCCCGATGTCAGCACACGCAGACGAGTCGGGCTTCACGTACCCTGAGGGCTACCCGAAGCTCGGAGCCGCCCAGGAGGGTTTCCACGGCTTCAACGTGAAGTCGCGCAACAACAGCAGTATCCCCACTCAGCTGTTCAGCGTCCACACCCGCGAGGACAAGGACGCCACCATCAAGGCCTACTGCGTCGAACTCGACGTCGGCGTCATGTTCAAATCGGACCTGACCGTCGGCAACTGGAAAGACTTCCCGGGCACCAACAACTTCAAGGGCAACGCCGAGGTTCAGGCCAAGGTCGCCTGGATCGCCCAGCGCAGCTACCCGCAGACCGACCTCAAGGTGGTCGCCGAGACCGCAGGTGTGGCCGGTCTGACCGACAAGGAAGCCGTCACCGCAACCCAGTCGGCCATCTGGCACTTCACCAACGATTTCCAGTACACCGGCACCGTCAGCGGCATCGACCAGGCCTCCGCTACCAGGGTCCAGAAGCTCTACGAGTACCTGATCAGCGAGAAGAACGTGGGCTTGAAGGAAACCGCTCGGCCCACCGTCGAGTTCAAGGGAGCGACCAGCACCTCCGTGACGACCGGCGACAAGGTCGGACCGCTTCGCTTCGAGTCCAACCAGACCACCGTCAAGGTGACGAACAAGCTCGACTACGAGCTGGTCGACGCCAATAGCAACAAAGTTGATCTCAACGCCGTTCCCAGCGGCACCGACCTGTATCTCAAGGTTCCTGCTGGCGTGACCTCGGGCGAGCAGAAGTTCGACGTCAGCGCCACCGGTAGCGTCTACGCCGGCAAACTGCTCATCACCAAAAACGCCACCACCGAGCGGCACGGTCAGACCATCATCATCGGTTCCAACACCGAAGTGGCGGTCAGCGGTACCGCTTCCTTCAAGTGGGCAACCACCCCGCCTGCGCCGGCAACCACCCAGCCCGCACCGGCAACCACCCAGCCCGCGCCGGCAACCACCCAGCCCGCGCCGGCAACCACCCAGCCCGCGCCGGCAACCACCCAGCCCGCACCGGCAACCACCCAGCCCGCACCGGCAACCACCCAGCCCGCAGATGATCCTGCGGAACCAATCACCCCGACTTCCACCGTCACTGTGACGGCTCCGGCCCCCCAGCCGAGCACCCCCGCCAAGAAGCCGGGCCTGCCGAAGACCGGCAGCAACTAA
- a CDS encoding thioester domain-containing protein has protein sequence MGKLSTRKSTYRFRAIAATLLSAVLAVGAPAASADEHQPGYPKLGQDSELVYGHDLYRDGALGTQLLTVHTNDKGGKILAYCIELDVHSEWGGEMKQASWSAFPGSNEFAKNTQVRSKISWIAHRSYPQVSISQVATEAGVPGLTEREAITATQAAIWHLTDNFTFNGLHSWEEPRHDTTSDRAQRVTKLYNYLLGSANTGLPETSGPKVEVAVPRTPGVSGELVGPIRLTATQQTVAVAALPHPLVDATGKEVDLAAVPTGTDLFLKVPADAPAGKANIVANLTGDAHTDQLLVARNGRWQTLIMVKTQQVTATGQGEVSWAPVQAPSPSPSPSESPTPTPSETPSPTPTPSPTPSDSPSPSPTPTPTPTASTSTPSPAPSTTAPSAKPSLPVTKPGLPRTGR, from the coding sequence ATGGGAAAGCTCTCCACACGAAAGAGCACCTACAGGTTCCGGGCCATCGCTGCGACCCTGCTATCCGCGGTCCTGGCGGTTGGTGCGCCGGCTGCCAGCGCCGACGAACATCAGCCGGGATATCCGAAACTCGGGCAGGATTCCGAACTCGTCTACGGTCATGATCTGTACCGCGACGGGGCACTGGGAACCCAGTTGCTGACCGTTCACACCAATGACAAAGGCGGAAAGATTCTGGCCTATTGCATCGAACTCGACGTCCATTCCGAATGGGGCGGCGAAATGAAGCAGGCCAGCTGGTCAGCCTTCCCAGGTAGCAACGAGTTCGCGAAGAATACCCAGGTGCGGTCCAAGATTTCCTGGATCGCCCACCGCAGCTACCCGCAGGTGAGTATCAGTCAGGTGGCCACGGAGGCAGGCGTACCGGGCCTGACCGAACGGGAGGCCATCACGGCCACCCAGGCAGCCATCTGGCACCTGACCGACAACTTCACTTTCAACGGCCTGCACAGCTGGGAAGAGCCCCGCCACGACACCACATCCGACCGAGCACAACGCGTCACGAAGCTCTACAACTACCTGCTGGGTTCCGCGAACACCGGGTTGCCCGAAACTTCTGGTCCGAAAGTGGAGGTCGCGGTTCCCAGGACTCCCGGCGTCAGCGGCGAACTGGTCGGCCCAATTCGTTTGACCGCTACTCAGCAGACCGTCGCCGTGGCCGCACTCCCCCACCCACTGGTGGACGCCACGGGCAAAGAGGTGGATCTGGCTGCCGTTCCCACCGGAACTGATCTGTTCCTCAAGGTCCCCGCGGACGCACCCGCTGGAAAAGCGAACATCGTTGCCAATCTCACGGGTGACGCCCACACGGATCAGCTTCTGGTCGCACGAAACGGGCGTTGGCAGACCCTCATCATGGTGAAGACCCAGCAGGTCACCGCCACCGGTCAGGGCGAGGTCAGCTGGGCTCCCGTTCAGGCTCCGAGTCCTTCTCCCAGCCCATCGGAATCACCGACCCCCACACCGTCGGAAACCCCCAGCCCGACCCCCACACCGAGTCCTACGCCTTCGGACTCACCGAGCCCCAGCCCGACGCCGACGCCAACCCCCACGGCAAGCACCTCGACACCTTCCCCGGCTCCCTCCACGACTGCCCCCTCGGCCAAGCCGAGCCTTCCAGTCACCAAACCGGGGCTGCCGAGGACCGGCCGCTGA
- a CDS encoding serine hydrolase domain-containing protein: MSATINKTSRHRRWPGSTRVVAATLVFGIGAAALGAAPAVASPPEDVVKSRMQTLVDAGYPAALAAHTDASGNVIGAAVGKGDLSTGEAPPIDGEVRIGSNNKTVVAVIIMQLVEEGKVRLDEPVETYLPGLVKGEGIDGSGITVRQLLQHTSGLPEYTDTITTSIFEVRDEYHSPRDFLDTALAKPAAFQPGEKFAYTNANYFVLGLLIEKVTKRTLGEQIDQRIVQPLGLSHTYLPAPGDRTIHGKHPEGYERNPASGELENITEQDPSRAWAAGAMISTPSELNIFMQKMLDGTLITADSVAEMQKSIHIETHSDYGLGLIGYSLSCGTAWGHGGTIPGHQTLNAVGPDGGAVTIAVTAVPTAVAKDPTDEESIRSASEPIKEALDNLLCGS; encoded by the coding sequence ATGAGTGCAACGATCAACAAGACATCACGACATCGGCGCTGGCCCGGGTCCACTCGGGTGGTGGCGGCAACGCTGGTATTCGGTATCGGGGCGGCGGCCCTGGGAGCTGCACCGGCGGTGGCATCGCCTCCGGAGGATGTGGTGAAATCGCGGATGCAGACCTTGGTGGACGCGGGCTATCCGGCCGCCCTGGCTGCTCACACCGACGCGTCCGGGAACGTGATCGGGGCCGCGGTCGGCAAGGGGGATCTGTCCACGGGCGAGGCGCCACCGATCGATGGCGAGGTGCGGATCGGGTCGAACAACAAGACCGTGGTCGCGGTCATCATCATGCAGCTGGTGGAGGAGGGGAAGGTCAGGCTTGATGAGCCGGTTGAGACCTATCTGCCCGGCCTGGTGAAAGGTGAGGGCATCGATGGATCCGGGATCACGGTGCGGCAGTTGCTCCAGCACACCTCGGGGCTGCCCGAATACACCGACACCATCACCACGAGCATCTTCGAGGTTCGGGATGAGTACCATTCCCCCAGGGATTTTCTCGATACCGCTTTGGCGAAGCCTGCTGCGTTTCAGCCCGGTGAGAAATTCGCCTACACGAATGCGAATTACTTCGTGCTCGGGTTGCTGATCGAGAAAGTGACCAAGCGGACGTTGGGTGAGCAGATTGATCAGCGGATCGTTCAGCCCCTTGGTCTGTCGCACACCTACCTGCCCGCGCCGGGGGATCGCACCATCCATGGCAAACACCCGGAGGGGTATGAACGCAATCCTGCTTCCGGTGAGCTGGAGAACATCACCGAGCAGGACCCATCCCGGGCATGGGCAGCCGGGGCCATGATCTCCACTCCCAGTGAGCTCAACATCTTCATGCAGAAGATGCTCGACGGCACCCTGATCACAGCCGACAGCGTCGCGGAGATGCAGAAGTCCATCCACATCGAGACCCACAGCGACTACGGTCTCGGGCTCATCGGGTATTCCCTGAGCTGTGGCACCGCCTGGGGGCACGGCGGCACCATCCCCGGCCACCAGACGCTCAATGCGGTGGGTCCTGACGGCGGCGCCGTCACCATTGCCGTGACCGCCGTCCCCACTGCAGTCGCGAAGGACCCGACCGACGAGGAGAGCATCAGATCCGCCTCTGAACCGATCAAGGAGGCCCTGGACAACCTCCTGTGTGGTTCATGA
- a CDS encoding alpha-L-fucosidase, with the protein MLNFDERTGPALGVDYPDVTVPDWYRDAKLGVFIHWGIFSLPAWAEPHDGRVPVEDAYARHRYAEWYGNTVRIPASPCRERHIARFGEGTSYEDLADRWRPEGFDADAMIRAVLRSGGRYVVPVTKHHDGFCLWDTTTTGFNAARRGPGRDLIRQFADATRAAGVRFGVYFSGALDWHVSDLPPIQSDRDLFLLRRNDEGFARYAAAQLTELIDRFRPSVLWNDIEWPDDGKGDDGFGVAALWRHYLETVPDGVVNDRWGVPAHGFLTREYSDVDGVQEQVWEATRGLGLSFGYNAEEDDTHSLDAAGLIRYFVDVVAKNGNLLINVGPRADGSIPQLQQRALDGLGAWLEVNGPAIFGSRPWRRAADGEVRYTVVDGVVHAFLLSPASGELRLPVDLAQAESVAWLGVGAAPVAGGVAPVPESLRGQPVAVAAIPLG; encoded by the coding sequence ATGCTGAACTTCGACGAACGCACCGGTCCCGCCCTCGGCGTCGACTACCCGGACGTCACCGTCCCCGACTGGTACCGCGACGCCAAGCTGGGTGTCTTCATCCACTGGGGCATCTTCTCGCTGCCCGCCTGGGCCGAACCCCACGACGGGCGGGTGCCCGTCGAGGACGCCTACGCCCGGCACCGCTACGCCGAGTGGTACGGCAACACCGTGCGCATCCCCGCCTCGCCCTGCCGTGAACGTCACATCGCACGGTTCGGGGAGGGCACCAGCTACGAGGACCTCGCCGACCGGTGGCGTCCCGAGGGCTTCGACGCCGATGCCATGATCCGGGCCGTGCTGCGTTCCGGGGGGCGCTACGTGGTGCCCGTGACGAAGCACCACGATGGTTTCTGCTTGTGGGACACCACCACCACCGGATTCAACGCTGCCCGGCGGGGTCCGGGTCGCGACCTGATCCGGCAGTTCGCCGACGCGACCCGGGCCGCCGGGGTGCGGTTCGGGGTGTATTTCTCCGGGGCCCTCGACTGGCACGTCTCGGACCTGCCACCCATCCAGTCCGACCGCGACCTGTTCCTGCTGCGCCGCAACGACGAGGGTTTCGCGCGCTACGCGGCGGCACAACTGACCGAGCTGATCGACCGTTTCCGACCGTCGGTGCTGTGGAATGACATCGAATGGCCCGACGACGGCAAGGGAGACGACGGATTCGGGGTCGCGGCGCTGTGGCGGCACTACCTGGAGACGGTTCCCGACGGCGTCGTCAATGATCGCTGGGGGGTGCCCGCGCACGGGTTCCTGACCCGCGAGTACAGCGACGTCGACGGAGTCCAGGAGCAGGTCTGGGAGGCCACCCGCGGACTCGGCCTGTCCTTCGGCTACAACGCCGAGGAGGATGACACCCACAGTCTGGATGCCGCCGGGCTGATCCGCTACTTCGTCGATGTCGTCGCGAAGAACGGCAACCTCCTCATCAACGTCGGTCCGCGGGCCGACGGGTCGATTCCGCAGCTCCAACAGCGGGCCCTCGACGGATTGGGGGCCTGGCTTGAGGTCAATGGGCCGGCGATCTTCGGATCGCGGCCGTGGAGACGTGCCGCCGATGGGGAAGTCCGCTACACCGTCGTCGACGGGGTGGTCCATGCATTCCTGTTGTCCCCCGCTTCTGGGGAACTGCGACTGCCCGTGGACCTGGCGCAGGCGGAGTCGGTGGCCTGGTTGGGGGTGGGTGCGGCACCGGTTGCAGGTGGTGTCGCGCCCGTCCCGGAGTCGCTTCGTGGGCAACCGGTCGCGGTGGCTGCGATTCCGCTTGGATGA